The Halovivax ruber XH-70 genome includes the window GCGAGTGCGAGGTTCTCACGTCCGTTCGAACCTCGGCGGTGCGAACGGGGAGGTACGACCCGTGAGCGAAGCGAAATCCTCGAGGCGGAGCGGCGACCGCCGGGAGCCGCGGAGTGGGCGAGAGCGGCGACTGAGTGGAACGAAGGAGTCGGTCTCGGAACGGCGAACGGGGAACGAAGTGACCCGTGAGCGGCGAGGCCGAGTGAGTGCGAGATTCGGAACGAAGGCGAGCCGGAGCGGCGACCACCGGGACCCGCGGAGCGGGCGAGAGCGGCGACTGAGCATAGCGAGAGGGTCGATTGTACGGATACCGACATCGGGTTAGGTACTGATCAGAACCCAACGTCTCGGTGGTATCGAAACGCTATACCCTACTACCGATCCGGTCTCCCTCGCAGCATCTCACTCCGACTGGTCGTTCTTTGCGACTTCGGTGACGATCACGTCCCAGTCAGGGTGTTCGACTCCGTTCCGGCACTCGAATCCGCCTTTCACGTCGATTCCATTCTTATAGGCCCCGATAAGGAGCGTTTGTAGCGCCGCGTTCAATTCCGCTTTCGACGTGGGCGGCGTTTCCTCAGACATCGTCTTCCCACTTCCTCTCGTGTTCCGCCGCTACTAGTTCGGGCGTTGGTGTGACGGTAACCACGCCGTAGCTATGTACAGTTATTTCGTGATCCTCGTGGGAGAATGTAACGTGGACATCTCCGTCCGTCCCGTTTCGAACGCAGACGAGTGTATCCAACGCCTCTGGGTCAACAGTAGCGTGTAGCGGGTCTAGTTCAACCGGGTCAACGCCCATCACGTCCGCCAGCGTTGCGATAACAGCCACGCTTGCGGGTGTTTTCGCCTGGTCAAACTGCGTACGGACGGTCACAGGTTCCTGATGATACTCGACCGCTTCTACTCCAACCCCAGCCACCATCGTGTCCATATTGACCTATTTTAGTGGTCTGAATCGGTTTAAGATCCCCACTGATTATACAGTGGGTTTAAGTGAAGAGCCACCAGGAAGCTCACGACGAACTGACGAGAGTCGCTCCAATGAGGCGTCGATGGCCGCGGCGGAGCCGTGACGAAAGCGATTGCTGGGTAATGCCAAGTTCTGCTGCGATCTCTTCGAGTGAGGCCTCGCGTGGGGTGTCGAAGTAGCCACGCTCGTATGCCAATACCAGTGCCTCACGCTGGGTTTCGGTCAGTTCGTACCCCTCCCCCTGGATTGGAAGCATGGCGTGGACAGCGGTGATCTCTATCGGAATATCATTGTTCTGACAGTCATCTCGAAACGCAGCGATCGCTTCCTGACCTTCGCCGCGGACCTCGAAGCGCCACTCGTCTTTCGTTCCGATCCCAGTGAGCAAGACGACGTTAGCCTTAGCAAGCGCACTCAG containing:
- a CDS encoding HalOD1 output domain-containing protein; amino-acid sequence: MDTMVAGVGVEAVEYHQEPVTVRTQFDQAKTPASVAVIATLADVMGVDPVELDPLHATVDPEALDTLVCVRNGTDGDVHVTFSHEDHEITVHSYGVVTVTPTPELVAAEHERKWEDDV
- a CDS encoding helix-turn-helix domain-containing protein yields the protein MATVMEFTSPTAEFPLGTVFENLPGVTVELERLIPHETLIIPYFWVRGAKAEDIEAAFEAHAGVSNIRLVDSVEAEYLMRAEWEQEYFGVLSALAKANVVLLTGIGTKDEWRFEVRGEGQEAIAAFRDDCQNNDIPIEITAVHAMLPIQGEGYELTETQREALVLAYERGYFDTPREASLEEIAAELGITQQSLSSRLRRGHRRLIGATLVSSS